A window of Formosa sp. Hel1_31_208 contains these coding sequences:
- a CDS encoding glycosyltransferase family 2 protein, whose amino-acid sequence MSNALISIVIPFKNTLAYLPECLNSIIKQSYQHWELLIVDDHSTDNSYDLVLSYAKKDDRIKLFKNKGIGIIEALRLAYSQSSGTYITRMDSDDIMHSDRLNIMSNQLQHYGTGHMSLGQVKYFSANGIGDGYATYETWLNGLTQTGTNYSEIYKECVIPSPCWMVHKIDFDACGAFQPNRYPEDYDLTFRFYKNKIKCIPSNKVLHYWRDYSTRASRTHEHYAENHFLELKVHYFLELNHDASRPLTLWGAGQKGKKVAQLLKGLEIEFIWICDNPKKIGKHIYDELLHNFANLSSLENPQSIVTVANQSSQKDIRAYFKTQGMQSMVDYYFFC is encoded by the coding sequence ATGTCAAATGCCCTTATAAGTATCGTCATTCCGTTTAAGAACACGCTAGCTTATTTACCTGAGTGTCTAAATTCTATAATAAAACAAAGCTATCAACATTGGGAGCTACTTATCGTAGATGACCATTCTACAGACAATAGTTATGACTTGGTTCTCAGTTATGCAAAAAAAGATGATCGTATAAAACTTTTTAAAAACAAAGGGATTGGTATTATTGAAGCCTTAAGATTAGCCTACTCTCAAAGTTCAGGTACCTATATCACGAGAATGGACAGTGATGACATCATGCACTCAGATCGACTTAATATAATGTCCAATCAGTTACAACATTATGGGACTGGACATATGTCTTTAGGTCAAGTAAAATATTTTAGCGCAAATGGCATTGGCGATGGCTATGCGACCTACGAAACTTGGCTCAATGGTTTAACACAGACTGGCACTAACTATTCTGAAATTTACAAAGAATGTGTCATTCCCTCTCCATGCTGGATGGTGCATAAAATAGATTTCGACGCTTGTGGCGCATTTCAACCAAATCGGTATCCAGAAGATTACGATCTTACTTTTAGATTTTATAAAAATAAAATTAAATGTATTCCTTCTAATAAGGTTTTACATTATTGGAGAGATTACAGCACAAGGGCTTCTAGAACACATGAACATTATGCTGAAAATCATTTTCTAGAACTTAAAGTGCACTACTTCTTAGAACTAAATCATGATGCTTCGAGGCCACTTACGCTTTGGGGCGCGGGACAGAAAGGAAAAAAAGTAGCTCAGCTTTTAAAAGGTCTTGAAATAGAATTTATTTGGATATGTGACAATCCGAAAAAAATCGGCAAACATATATATGACGAACTTCTACATAATTTCGCTAATTTGAGTTCTCTTGAAAATCCGCAAAGTATTGTGACCGTAGCTAATCAAAGTTCACAAAAAGATATTAGAGCTTATTTTAAGACGCAAGGGATGCAATCTATGGTAGATTATTACTTCTTTTGCTAA
- a CDS encoding peptidase M61, which translates to MKRILTTFAISALLVACGASKSTVNDLATANPIETSINLSAIIDDKAPVTINPGRFTEETVTYRLPKVVQGTYSVSDFGKYIDDFKAFDYDGNEMTVTKVDDNTWTIANATKLDKISYMANDTFDQEAVGGIGEEVPFSPSGTNIEPNNYVLNLHGFIGYFDSLKNAQYTLDVTAPATFKRTSALQNTNTTSSSDGTQITTSYFAPRYFDITDNPMMYGMLDVEEFMVGDIKIVLSVYSPNKVHSAASLKETVYKMMEAQKMYLGAVNSTPRYDIYLYLSDGSQGSPKGFGALEHHTSTVVVLPEASPKAGLAKSMTDVVAHEFFHIVTPLSVHSEDVHYFDYNDPTFSKHLWMYEGVTEYFAQHFQVYEGLMTNEEFYNTMMGKINFSLNMDDTMSFTEMSENVLEEPYASNYINVYQKGALIGMCIDILMREESDGNRSMLSLMKELSAKYGKDKPFEDDNIVAEITSMTYPSVGEFLNTHVEGKTPIDYNVFFSKVGLTLGEKEVPTNYIFAGGQNIIFDGDQAKGTIFFSPMALNNSFWKAQGVQAGDIIKKVNGQDLTLQNAQQVIGGMFGWQEGQEITMDLERNGKPIAIKTTLTKAIAKSQTLVEDETATETQKNLRKAWLKG; encoded by the coding sequence ATGAAACGAATTCTTACAACATTTGCTATAAGTGCTTTACTTGTGGCCTGTGGCGCATCTAAGTCCACTGTAAATGATTTAGCAACAGCTAATCCAATAGAGACGTCTATTAATTTATCGGCTATTATTGATGACAAAGCCCCTGTAACGATTAACCCTGGTCGATTTACTGAAGAGACTGTAACATATCGTTTACCAAAAGTGGTTCAAGGAACCTATTCGGTGAGTGACTTTGGAAAATATATTGATGATTTCAAAGCTTTCGATTACGATGGAAATGAAATGACTGTTACAAAAGTAGATGATAATACATGGACCATTGCAAATGCTACAAAACTGGATAAAATATCATATATGGCGAATGATACTTTTGATCAAGAGGCTGTAGGCGGTATAGGAGAAGAAGTGCCATTTTCCCCATCGGGAACTAATATAGAACCTAACAACTACGTATTAAATTTGCACGGTTTTATTGGGTATTTTGATTCTTTAAAAAACGCACAATATACGTTAGATGTAACGGCACCAGCAACGTTTAAAAGAACATCGGCTTTACAGAACACCAATACAACATCGAGTTCGGATGGTACACAAATTACGACATCTTATTTCGCACCTCGTTATTTTGATATTACCGATAATCCAATGATGTATGGGATGTTGGATGTCGAGGAGTTTATGGTTGGTGATATTAAAATTGTACTTAGCGTGTATTCTCCGAATAAAGTCCATAGTGCAGCAAGCCTTAAAGAAACTGTTTATAAAATGATGGAAGCTCAAAAGATGTATTTAGGAGCTGTTAATAGTACTCCTAGATATGATATCTATCTGTACTTATCTGATGGAAGCCAAGGCTCACCTAAAGGGTTTGGAGCTCTAGAACACCATACATCCACGGTTGTGGTATTACCTGAAGCTTCTCCTAAAGCTGGTTTAGCAAAATCTATGACTGATGTTGTAGCACATGAATTTTTTCATATTGTAACGCCCTTATCTGTGCATTCTGAAGATGTGCATTACTTCGATTACAACGACCCTACATTTTCAAAACATTTATGGATGTATGAAGGAGTGACAGAATACTTTGCACAACATTTCCAGGTATATGAAGGTTTAATGACTAATGAAGAATTCTATAACACGATGATGGGGAAAATCAACTTCTCACTCAATATGGATGATACCATGAGTTTTACTGAAATGAGTGAGAATGTACTTGAAGAGCCTTATGCCTCTAATTATATTAATGTTTATCAAAAAGGAGCATTAATTGGTATGTGTATTGATATTTTAATGCGTGAAGAGAGCGATGGCAATAGAAGTATGTTATCTTTAATGAAAGAATTATCGGCAAAGTATGGTAAAGACAAACCATTCGAAGATGATAATATTGTAGCTGAAATAACTAGTATGACATATCCTTCGGTAGGTGAATTTTTAAATACGCACGTAGAAGGAAAAACACCAATTGATTATAATGTGTTTTTCTCGAAAGTAGGTTTAACTTTAGGTGAAAAGGAAGTACCAACCAATTATATTTTTGCAGGTGGTCAAAATATCATTTTTGATGGAGATCAAGCAAAAGGCACCATATTCTTCTCACCAATGGCATTAAATAACTCATTTTGGAAAGCGCAGGGTGTTCAAGCAGGAGATATTATTAAAAAAGTTAACGGACAAGATCTAACACTTCAAAATGCTCAACAAGTAATTGGAGGTATGTTTGGATGGCAAGAGGGTCAGGAAATTACTATGGATTTAGAGCGTAATGGCAAACCAATAGCAATTAAAACAACATTGACTAAAGCTATTGCGAAAAGTCAAACATTGGTGGAAGATGAGACTGCCACAGAAACACAAAAGAACCTAAGAAAAGCTTGGTTAAAGGGATAA
- a CDS encoding CDP-alcohol phosphatidyltransferase family protein, with product MSKLPKAHKFIDLSDYGRPLARIIAMALKDTSFTPIHVTLAFIISGLLGIYCIVCGHYWAAAFFLILKSILDAADGELARIKNTPSYTGRYLDSVADILLNACILIAIWFVSDANLWATIVAFIGIQLQGTLYNYYYVILRNKFNGDTTSRIFENKTPQALKGEKQHHVNVLFGLYKLLYGSFDKTIYALDKNARHGKTTPNWLMTAISTFGLGFQLLLIALFLIMGLKDAIIPFFIGYSGMIFIFIAIRKIGYSK from the coding sequence ATGTCCAAATTACCTAAAGCACACAAATTTATTGATTTATCAGACTATGGTAGGCCTTTAGCTAGAATCATTGCTATGGCCTTAAAAGACACTAGCTTTACTCCTATTCATGTAACCTTAGCCTTTATTATCTCTGGATTATTAGGCATATACTGTATTGTTTGTGGCCATTATTGGGCAGCTGCATTCTTTCTGATTTTAAAATCTATTTTAGATGCTGCAGATGGCGAGCTTGCAAGAATTAAAAACACTCCATCATACACTGGACGTTATTTAGATTCAGTTGCTGATATACTTTTAAATGCATGTATCCTGATAGCTATTTGGTTTGTGAGTGATGCCAATCTTTGGGCTACTATAGTGGCTTTCATCGGTATTCAATTGCAAGGCACCTTGTATAATTATTACTATGTTATTTTACGGAATAAGTTCAACGGAGATACTACAAGTCGAATATTTGAAAATAAAACTCCACAAGCCTTGAAAGGAGAAAAACAACATCATGTGAATGTTCTTTTTGGATTGTACAAACTCTTATATGGTAGTTTTGATAAAACGATATATGCCTTAGACAAAAATGCACGTCACGGCAAAACTACTCCGAATTGGCTAATGACGGCCATTTCGACTTTTGGACTAGGATTTCAACTCTTGCTAATTGCTTTGTTCTTGATTATGGGGTTGAAAGACGCTATTATTCCTTTCTTCATTGGTTATTCAGGAATGATATTCATATTTATAGCCATTAGGAAAATAGGCTACAGCAAATAA
- a CDS encoding DUF5916 domain-containing protein, with amino-acid sequence MRLRSILTLISALLFLQIYAQDRKTLNITRANKAPEIDGILNDEIWETAEIATNFIQFKPEMGITLSQSERTEVKMTFDDEAIYVSAYLYDNPNEIMKQLTARDNFGQSDFFTLILNPNNDAQNDTQFIVFSSGVQADAIASPSIGEDFSWNAVWDSAVKLHDDGWSLEMKIPYRTLRFDNQEVPTWGLQFHRHFRRFRSQYSWNPIDVTKGNVGLYHGQLKGLKGVEPPTRLILYPFTTGIVNSFDGNTQTDITFGMDVKYGITENFTLDATLVPDFSQAGFDNVVLNLGPFEQTFSEQRQFFTEGVDLFSKGGLFFSRRIGSAPTGELNLADNESANVPNEVKVLNAIKVSGRTKNGWGVGIFNAITEKTFGSIINEDTGVSRQAVVEPFTNYNILVVDKQFRGNSSLSLINTNVMREGSFRDANVTAARADIVNKKNTFRYVAEAKVSQVNYQNTDSELGTSTFLFLGKVAGNFRYSFDHSYADTKFEINDLGLQFRNNFNNFGADASYEIFKPKGKLNSYRVNAFVNYRMLANPGVFTQFNFGARYRASTIKLDAYGFRLNVEPGKQYDYFESRDGRRFIFENFVSTGGWISTNYNRVFAIDLRANAGALFEEGRDLFTYDFEVSPRVRFNDNFLMVYRLNFNHRNGDRGYATAVNDESIFGERNRQIVTNSISANYTFDPFNVLALTFRHYWDTVDYDYELFTLQDNGRLTTSSGFNRDNIGDDPNINFSTWNIDLSYSWQFAPGSFLTALYRNQLFNIDNTSASSFGDSLNALFDQQIQNTFSLRLQYFIDYNEVKKIIKKKNKSNS; translated from the coding sequence ATGCGTTTGCGTTCAATACTGACTCTAATATCTGCTTTGCTTTTTTTGCAAATATATGCACAAGACAGAAAGACCCTTAATATTACACGAGCGAATAAAGCACCTGAAATTGATGGTATTCTAAACGATGAGATATGGGAAACTGCGGAAATAGCGACTAACTTCATACAGTTTAAACCGGAAATGGGTATCACCTTATCTCAAAGTGAACGCACTGAAGTAAAAATGACCTTTGATGATGAGGCCATATATGTGTCTGCTTACCTTTATGATAATCCAAATGAGATTATGAAGCAACTAACGGCAAGAGACAATTTTGGCCAGTCAGATTTCTTTACTTTAATCCTCAACCCTAACAACGATGCACAAAACGATACCCAATTTATTGTATTTAGTTCAGGCGTGCAAGCCGATGCAATTGCATCACCGAGTATTGGGGAAGATTTTAGTTGGAATGCTGTTTGGGATAGCGCTGTAAAACTTCATGATGATGGTTGGTCATTAGAAATGAAAATTCCATATAGAACTTTACGTTTTGATAATCAAGAAGTACCAACTTGGGGTTTACAATTTCATAGGCATTTTAGACGATTTAGATCACAGTATAGCTGGAACCCAATTGATGTTACAAAAGGAAACGTGGGATTGTATCATGGCCAACTCAAAGGGTTAAAAGGCGTTGAGCCACCAACGCGTTTAATATTATATCCATTTACTACAGGTATTGTAAATTCATTTGATGGAAATACTCAAACTGATATCACTTTTGGAATGGATGTTAAATATGGTATCACCGAAAACTTCACTTTAGATGCAACCCTAGTTCCTGATTTTAGTCAAGCTGGTTTTGACAACGTGGTTTTAAATCTCGGTCCTTTCGAACAGACCTTCTCTGAACAGCGTCAGTTTTTTACCGAAGGAGTAGATCTCTTTTCTAAAGGCGGATTGTTCTTTTCAAGACGAATTGGTAGTGCTCCAACAGGTGAATTAAATTTGGCAGACAACGAATCCGCCAATGTGCCAAATGAAGTTAAAGTACTGAACGCCATAAAAGTATCTGGAAGAACAAAAAATGGATGGGGAGTTGGAATATTTAACGCGATTACCGAAAAAACATTTGGAAGCATCATTAATGAAGATACAGGAGTGAGTCGTCAAGCTGTTGTTGAACCTTTTACAAATTATAATATCCTTGTGGTTGATAAGCAATTTAGGGGAAATTCATCGCTTAGCTTAATTAATACAAACGTCATGCGAGAAGGTAGTTTTCGTGATGCTAATGTAACCGCTGCGAGAGCTGACATCGTTAATAAAAAAAACACCTTTAGATATGTGGCGGAAGCTAAGGTAAGTCAAGTCAATTATCAAAATACTGATTCTGAACTTGGTACAAGTACTTTTTTATTCCTCGGAAAAGTCGCAGGAAACTTTCGTTATAGTTTTGATCATAGCTATGCCGATACCAAATTTGAAATCAATGATCTCGGACTACAATTTAGAAATAACTTCAATAATTTTGGTGCCGATGCGTCCTACGAAATATTTAAACCAAAAGGTAAACTCAATAGCTATCGTGTGAATGCCTTTGTTAACTACAGAATGCTCGCCAACCCAGGAGTATTTACACAGTTTAATTTTGGAGCAAGATATAGAGCATCTACAATAAAACTAGATGCTTATGGTTTTCGTCTTAATGTAGAACCCGGCAAGCAGTACGACTATTTTGAATCACGTGATGGTCGACGATTTATATTTGAAAACTTCGTAAGTACTGGAGGATGGATCTCAACTAATTATAATAGGGTATTTGCTATCGACCTAAGAGCAAATGCTGGCGCTTTATTTGAAGAGGGTAGAGATTTATTTACTTATGATTTTGAAGTGAGTCCGAGAGTACGTTTCAATGACAACTTTTTAATGGTATACCGCCTTAATTTTAATCATAGAAATGGGGATCGTGGTTATGCAACGGCTGTAAATGACGAATCTATTTTTGGAGAACGTAACCGTCAAATTGTGACAAACAGTATTTCGGCTAATTATACGTTTGATCCATTTAACGTCTTGGCTCTAACTTTTAGGCACTATTGGGATACGGTCGATTATGATTATGAGTTATTTACTTTACAGGATAATGGCCGGTTAACAACGTCAAGCGGGTTTAATAGAGACAATATTGGTGATGATCCTAATATAAATTTTAGCACATGGAATATCGACCTCAGCTACTCTTGGCAATTTGCTCCTGGGAGTTTTTTAACTGCACTTTATAGAAATCAGTTGTTTAATATTGATAATACCTCTGCATCATCATTTGGAGACAGTCTCAACGCCCTATTTGACCAACAAATACAAAATACATTTTCTCTTCGTTTACAGTACTTTATTGATTATAATGAGGTCAAAAAAATCATTAAAAAAAAGAACAAATCTAACTCTTAA
- a CDS encoding TIGR02757 family protein produces MNKKELKEFLDAKVVQYNHPNFIESDPIQIPHLFSKKEDIEISGFLTATIAWGNRRSIINNAHKMMDLLDHSPYDFILNHSETDLERLQSFVHRTFNGNDFTQFVKSLKHLYTAHNGLEAVFSKYSETNSLQLSIHKFKTHFFEIHHLDRTKKHVSDPLKNSAAKRINMFLRWMIRNDNTGVDFGIWNSLNPAQLSCPLDVHSGNVARQLKLLKRKQNDAKALAELDKSLRQLDPIDPVKYDFALFGLGVFEGF; encoded by the coding sequence TTGAATAAAAAAGAACTCAAAGAATTTTTAGACGCTAAGGTTGTTCAATATAACCACCCCAATTTTATCGAGTCTGATCCCATTCAAATCCCTCACCTATTCTCGAAAAAAGAAGATATTGAGATTTCAGGATTTTTAACTGCAACTATTGCTTGGGGAAATAGGAGGAGTATTATTAACAATGCTCATAAAATGATGGATTTACTCGATCATTCGCCCTATGATTTTATATTAAATCATTCTGAAACTGATCTTGAACGACTACAATCATTTGTTCATAGAACCTTTAATGGAAATGATTTTACACAGTTTGTAAAGAGCCTAAAGCATTTGTATACTGCTCATAACGGTCTAGAGGCCGTATTCTCCAAATATTCAGAAACGAATAGCCTGCAACTATCTATTCATAAATTCAAAACGCATTTTTTCGAAATACATCATTTGGATCGCACCAAAAAACACGTGAGTGATCCCTTAAAAAATTCAGCTGCTAAACGCATTAACATGTTTTTACGTTGGATGATTAGAAATGACAATACTGGTGTTGATTTTGGGATTTGGAACAGCCTCAATCCTGCTCAGTTATCCTGTCCATTAGATGTGCATTCTGGCAATGTAGCAAGACAACTCAAGCTGTTGAAGCGCAAGCAAAATGATGCTAAAGCTTTAGCAGAATTAGATAAGTCACTACGTCAACTAGATCCAATCGATCCGGTAAAATATGACTTCGCCTTATTTGGTTTAGGCGTTTTTGAAGGTTTTTAA
- the folE gene encoding GTP cyclohydrolase I FolE: MPYQKFEEYNIQVTDDVKKRYEQIIADLGEDTKREGLLKTPERASKAMQFLTQGYDQDAAEILKSAMFKESYNEMVIVKDIELYSLCEHHILPFFGKAHIAYIPNGHIVGLSKIPRIVDVFARRLQVQERLTEQILDCINETLKPEGVAVVIEASHMCMMMRGVQKQNSTTTTSGFRGAFEKIKTRTEFLKLISEKLS, translated from the coding sequence ATGCCATACCAAAAATTTGAAGAATATAATATTCAAGTGACAGATGATGTCAAAAAACGCTATGAACAAATTATTGCTGATCTTGGAGAAGACACCAAGCGTGAGGGGTTACTAAAAACTCCTGAACGCGCCTCTAAAGCCATGCAGTTTTTAACACAGGGATATGATCAAGATGCTGCAGAAATTTTAAAAAGCGCCATGTTTAAGGAGTCTTATAATGAAATGGTCATTGTTAAAGATATTGAGTTGTATTCTTTGTGTGAACATCATATACTTCCTTTTTTCGGAAAAGCACATATTGCATATATTCCTAATGGTCACATTGTGGGCTTGAGTAAAATCCCAAGGATTGTCGATGTTTTTGCGAGGCGCTTGCAGGTGCAGGAGCGACTCACAGAACAAATACTAGACTGTATTAATGAGACTTTGAAACCAGAAGGTGTAGCGGTAGTTATTGAAGCTTCACATATGTGCATGATGATGCGTGGGGTGCAGAAACAAAATTCCACTACTACAACCTCAGGATTTAGAGGAGCCTTTGAAAAAATAAAGACACGTACCGAGTTTTTAAAATTGATTAGCGAAAAATTGTCATAA
- a CDS encoding ABC transporter ATP-binding protein — MITAKNIHKYYGDLHVLKGVDLHINKGEIVSIVGASGAGKTTLLQILGTLDQIDKDKAGELIINDVSVAQLNDKALAKFRNKHIGFIFQFHQLLPEFTALENVCIPAFIFGKSQAQAETRAKELLDFLGLSERYDHKPNELSGGEQQRVAVARALVNNPDLIFADEPSGNLDSESAENLHNLFFKLRDEFGQTFIIVTHNEDLANMADRKLTMVDGKIMDEL; from the coding sequence ATGATAACAGCAAAAAATATTCATAAATATTATGGTGATTTACACGTTCTAAAAGGTGTAGATCTACATATAAATAAAGGTGAAATTGTCTCCATTGTCGGCGCTTCAGGAGCTGGAAAAACGACATTACTTCAAATTTTAGGAACCCTAGACCAAATTGACAAAGACAAAGCTGGCGAACTCATTATTAATGACGTATCCGTCGCACAATTAAATGATAAAGCTCTAGCTAAATTTAGAAATAAGCATATTGGTTTTATTTTTCAGTTTCATCAACTATTACCAGAATTTACAGCTTTAGAAAATGTTTGTATTCCCGCTTTTATCTTCGGAAAATCACAAGCACAAGCAGAAACTCGCGCGAAAGAATTACTAGATTTTCTGGGTTTATCAGAGCGCTATGACCATAAACCTAATGAGCTATCTGGAGGGGAACAACAGCGCGTTGCTGTAGCTAGAGCATTGGTTAATAACCCTGATTTGATATTTGCTGATGAACCTTCTGGAAATTTGGATAGTGAATCTGCCGAAAACTTACATAATCTCTTTTTTAAACTACGTGACGAATTTGGTCAAACTTTTATTATCGTAACACATAACGAAGACTTAGCAAATATGGCAGACCGAAAACTTACGATGGTGGATGGAAAAATCATGGATGAACTATAA
- a CDS encoding S10 family peptidase, with protein MKLKILFIFTLCSSITFAQDLQIPVDTTIVTNHSTTIKGQTVNYQATTGFQPVWDKDGHITASLYYTYYKRTNDKTGIKRPLIISFNGGPGSASVWMHVAYTGPKVLNIDDEGYPVQPYGVKSNPNSILDVADIVYVNPVNTGYSRKVKLKDGKYAEDKEFFGINADIKYLASWINTFVTRNNRWESPKYIIGESYGGTRVMGLALELQNNQWMYLNGVIMVSPADYKVLRVGGPVSSSLNLPYYTAAAWFHKSLPAELQKKDLLDILPEAENFAVNELMPAIAKGGFISDSERKTIANKMSYYSGLSEKVILQQNLDVPNRFFWKELLRDKTGQTIGRLDSRYLGIDKVETGIGPDYSAELTSWLHSFTPAINYYIKNELNFSTDVKYNVFGDVGNWDRTNDNVRDNLRQAMAQNPYLKVLTQSGYYDGATTYFQAKYSMWQIDPSGKMKDRFTFKGYRSGHMMYLRNEDLIKANDDLREFIKTSSANGKAAKY; from the coding sequence ATGAAATTAAAAATCCTATTCATTTTTACATTGTGCAGTAGCATCACTTTTGCACAAGACCTACAAATCCCAGTCGACACAACTATCGTCACTAATCACAGTACTACTATAAAAGGACAAACCGTAAATTATCAAGCGACGACCGGATTTCAACCTGTATGGGATAAAGATGGTCATATCACCGCTTCTTTATACTATACCTATTATAAACGCACCAATGATAAAACTGGCATTAAGCGTCCGTTAATAATTTCCTTTAATGGCGGACCTGGTTCTGCATCAGTATGGATGCATGTTGCTTACACTGGACCAAAAGTACTTAACATCGACGATGAAGGATACCCTGTGCAGCCCTATGGTGTAAAAAGCAATCCGAATTCTATTTTAGACGTTGCCGATATTGTTTACGTAAATCCAGTAAATACGGGATACTCAAGAAAAGTGAAACTTAAAGATGGGAAATATGCTGAGGATAAAGAATTCTTCGGAATAAATGCCGATATCAAATACCTCGCCAGTTGGATTAATACATTTGTCACTAGAAATAATCGCTGGGAGTCCCCAAAATATATTATTGGAGAAAGCTATGGAGGAACGCGAGTCATGGGATTAGCTTTAGAGCTTCAAAATAATCAATGGATGTATCTTAATGGTGTTATAATGGTGTCCCCTGCAGATTACAAAGTGTTGCGAGTTGGTGGACCAGTATCGTCCAGTTTGAATTTACCATATTATACTGCAGCCGCTTGGTTTCATAAAAGCTTGCCAGCAGAACTTCAGAAAAAAGATCTATTAGACATCTTACCAGAAGCTGAAAACTTTGCGGTTAATGAATTAATGCCTGCCATTGCAAAAGGGGGTTTTATCTCCGATTCCGAACGAAAAACTATTGCTAATAAAATGAGTTACTATTCTGGACTGTCAGAAAAAGTGATTCTTCAGCAAAATTTAGATGTCCCCAATCGGTTTTTCTGGAAAGAGTTGCTTCGCGATAAAACTGGACAAACCATAGGACGATTAGATTCGAGATATTTAGGCATTGACAAAGTAGAAACTGGAATCGGTCCAGATTATAGTGCCGAACTCACCTCTTGGCTACACTCGTTTACCCCAGCCATCAATTACTATATTAAAAATGAGTTGAATTTTTCCACTGATGTCAAATACAACGTGTTTGGTGATGTAGGTAATTGGGACCGCACTAATGATAATGTGAGAGATAACTTGAGACAAGCCATGGCACAAAATCCGTATTTAAAGGTTTTGACACAGTCTGGTTATTACGATGGTGCAACTACCTATTTCCAGGCTAAATATAGCATGTGGCAAATTGATCCAAGTGGTAAAATGAAAGATCGATTTACTTTTAAAGGCTATCGTAGCGGACATATGATGTACTTAAGAAATGAAGATTTAATAAAGGCAAATGATGATTTGAGAGAATTTATAAAAACCTCATCTGCTAATGGAAAAGCAGCAAAGTATTGA